The following are encoded in a window of Prochlorococcus marinus CUG1417 genomic DNA:
- a CDS encoding AMP-binding protein, which translates to MGDLAHWPAVKPLSKKNKFANNRDFIKNLNHIDQIWEKLKFKCGDTLAVCDLRGKYKEKFSYSELADLITKVSFSFENYGLKKGDVVTVISENSPRWLAVDQGLMRLGAINAVRGINSPSVELDYIIRHSNSVGLIVQSKEIWLKLNNKEELKKRLKFIINLEDEQFESLISWSKFISSVEKENSQNNNLEKFNPEIDDVATILYTSGTTGKPKGVPLTHANFLHQIINLAYIADPEPGTSVLSVLPIWHSYERSAEYFFFSCGCSQYYTIPKFLKDDITQIKPVVMATVPRLWEAIHDGFFQALKKMPSKKQKLIKFLISNSSVFKRSLRKIRNIDLNQITFKSKIPLLGSVISRYPLHKLSTIFLWPNILRQLCGEKLKFPINGGGALPEHVDLFFESLGVDVLVGYGLTETSPVLTCRRRELNVRGSSGQALAFTEIKIVNDDKKKILKFKEVGKILVRGPQVMKGYLNNEIATNDVLSKDGWFDTGDLGFLIPNGSLFITGRAKDTIVLSSGENIEPNPLETEILSSEFINQIQLVGQDKKCLTALVVPNVELVKSKFLEEDLSKLNLNKNIGTFFKSQINNLLKSRLGARSEEQILDCYFVDDFTLENGLLTQTLKQKRKEIEKKYSLQIENMYENKFSKKI; encoded by the coding sequence ATGGGTGATTTAGCGCATTGGCCTGCAGTCAAACCTCTTTCTAAAAAAAATAAATTTGCCAACAATAGAGATTTTATTAAGAACCTTAATCATATAGATCAAATTTGGGAAAAATTAAAATTCAAATGTGGTGATACTTTAGCTGTTTGCGATTTGAGAGGGAAATACAAAGAAAAATTTTCTTATTCTGAGCTGGCTGATTTAATAACAAAAGTCTCTTTTTCTTTCGAAAATTATGGTTTAAAAAAGGGGGATGTAGTTACTGTAATATCTGAAAATTCTCCAAGATGGCTAGCAGTAGATCAAGGCTTAATGCGTTTAGGAGCTATAAATGCAGTGAGAGGTATAAATTCTCCTTCAGTAGAATTAGACTATATTATTAGGCACTCTAATTCAGTAGGACTAATAGTTCAATCTAAGGAAATTTGGCTAAAGTTAAACAACAAAGAAGAATTAAAAAAAAGACTGAAATTTATAATCAATTTAGAAGATGAACAATTTGAAAGTTTAATAAGTTGGAGTAAATTCATAAGTTCAGTAGAAAAAGAAAATTCACAAAATAATAATCTTGAAAAATTTAATCCAGAAATTGATGACGTCGCTACTATTCTTTACACTTCTGGGACGACCGGAAAACCTAAAGGTGTGCCTTTGACTCATGCAAATTTTTTACATCAAATAATCAATTTAGCCTATATCGCTGATCCAGAACCAGGGACCTCTGTATTAAGCGTTTTGCCTATCTGGCATTCTTATGAGAGAAGTGCTGAATACTTCTTTTTTTCATGCGGTTGTTCTCAATACTATACAATTCCAAAATTTCTTAAAGATGATATTACACAAATAAAACCTGTTGTCATGGCTACTGTTCCGAGACTATGGGAAGCAATACATGATGGTTTTTTTCAGGCTTTAAAAAAAATGCCTTCCAAAAAGCAAAAACTTATTAAGTTTTTGATAAGTAATAGTTCGGTTTTCAAAAGAAGTCTTAGAAAGATAAGAAATATAGATTTAAATCAAATAACTTTTAAATCAAAAATCCCCTTACTGGGTTCTGTTATTAGCCGATATCCTTTACATAAATTGTCTACTATTTTTTTATGGCCGAATATTCTTAGACAACTATGCGGAGAAAAACTGAAATTTCCCATTAACGGTGGAGGTGCATTGCCAGAACATGTAGATCTTTTTTTTGAATCTTTAGGTGTAGATGTTTTGGTGGGATATGGACTCACAGAAACTAGTCCAGTATTAACTTGTAGGAGAAGAGAATTAAATGTTAGAGGATCATCTGGTCAGGCTCTAGCATTTACTGAAATCAAAATAGTAAATGATGATAAAAAAAAGATTCTGAAGTTCAAAGAAGTCGGGAAAATTCTTGTTAGGGGGCCGCAAGTAATGAAGGGTTATCTTAATAATGAAATAGCTACAAATGATGTTTTATCCAAGGATGGTTGGTTTGATACTGGTGATTTAGGTTTTCTAATACCAAATGGTTCTCTCTTTATAACAGGAAGAGCCAAGGATACAATAGTGCTATCAAGTGGTGAAAATATAGAACCTAATCCGCTAGAGACCGAAATTCTTAGTTCTGAATTTATTAATCAGATTCAACTAGTAGGACAAGATAAGAAATGTTTAACAGCCCTTGTAGTTCCTAATGTCGAATTGGTTAAAAGCAAGTTTTTGGAGGAAGACCTTTCAAAATTAAACCTGAATAAGAATATTGGTACATTTTTCAAATCACAAATTAATAATTTGCTTAAAAGTCGATTAGGAGCAAGATCAGAAGAACAAATATTAGATTGTTATTTTGTTGATGACTTTACTCTAGAAAATGGGTTGTTAACACAAACTCTTAAACAAAAAAGAAAAGAAATAGAAAAAAAGTATTCATTACAAATAGAAAATATGTATGAAAACAAATTTAGTAAGAAAATTTGA
- a CDS encoding YlqD family protein — METKNSISIKRSIAIKAVVTPTWKEDAEKELSKAISNIDQKLSQLEQEGQQIVNNIRSQSVNPLDPRVQEQISQVQQQVAAKRNEIEEQKRNLLQQQSQVRELKMDEIVDQGQVDSFCDVTVGDNLIEKMQVSITVKDGVIQSIDNN, encoded by the coding sequence ATGGAAACAAAAAACTCAATATCGATAAAGCGCTCAATAGCTATTAAAGCAGTAGTTACACCAACTTGGAAGGAAGATGCTGAAAAAGAATTAAGTAAAGCAATTTCAAACATTGATCAGAAATTATCGCAATTGGAGCAGGAGGGACAGCAAATAGTAAATAATATTAGATCCCAATCGGTTAATCCTCTAGATCCAAGGGTTCAAGAACAGATTAGTCAGGTGCAACAACAAGTCGCAGCAAAACGAAATGAAATTGAAGAACAAAAAAGAAATCTACTTCAACAACAGAGTCAAGTTCGCGAGTTGAAAATGGATGAAATTGTTGATCAAGGACAAGTGGATAGTTTCTGTGATGTCACTGTTGGCGACAATCTTATTGAAAAAATGCAAGTCTCGATAACTGTTAAAGATGGAGTTATTCAATCTATAGATAATAATTAA
- a CDS encoding dihydrolipoamide acetyltransferase family protein produces MSHEIFMPALSSTMTEGKIVEWLKNPGDKVERGESVLVVESDKADMDVESFQDGYLAAVLMPAGSTAPVGETIGLIVENEDEIASVQEQNKGNQPEVSTSDQLELVSNKTEEKPVVKTENINKKEEEVVLKSEKPVPSFNTDQINAATSNASSRIIASPRAKKLASQMGVDLAKVHGSGPHGRIQADDILKANGQPVSIPWIGEGGSPASIPSANLGVESKPETSGNSFGNPGETVQFNTLQKAVNKNMESSLDVPCFRVGYSINTDKLDNFYKKVKQNGVTMTALLVKAVAKTLKKHPQVNSSFSENGISYPENINIAVAVAMEDGGLITPVLKEPCNTDLFELSREWKDLVKRSRSKQLEPDEYSTGTFTLSNLGMFGVDRFDAILPPGTGAILAIASSKPTVVANSDGSISVKKIMQVNLTADHRVIYGADGASFLKDLASLIENEPETLVS; encoded by the coding sequence ATGTCTCACGAAATATTCATGCCTGCCTTGAGTTCTACTATGACGGAGGGCAAGATTGTGGAATGGTTGAAAAATCCGGGAGATAAGGTTGAAAGAGGCGAATCTGTTTTGGTTGTTGAATCTGATAAGGCAGATATGGATGTTGAATCTTTTCAAGATGGATATCTTGCAGCAGTTTTAATGCCTGCTGGCAGCACTGCACCTGTTGGAGAAACTATTGGTCTCATTGTAGAAAATGAAGATGAGATAGCTTCAGTTCAAGAACAAAATAAAGGAAATCAACCCGAAGTCTCTACTTCAGACCAACTTGAATTGGTAAGCAATAAAACTGAAGAAAAACCAGTAGTCAAGACTGAAAATATTAATAAAAAAGAGGAAGAAGTCGTCTTAAAGAGTGAAAAGCCTGTACCATCTTTTAATACCGATCAAATTAATGCCGCTACAAGTAATGCTTCTTCGAGGATAATTGCATCTCCAAGAGCTAAAAAACTTGCCTCTCAAATGGGTGTTGATTTAGCAAAGGTACATGGATCTGGCCCCCACGGAAGGATTCAAGCCGATGATATTTTAAAAGCTAATGGCCAACCTGTCTCCATACCATGGATAGGTGAAGGTGGTTCTCCTGCAAGTATTCCTAGTGCAAATTTGGGAGTTGAAAGTAAACCAGAAACTTCAGGAAATAGTTTTGGTAATCCCGGAGAAACAGTTCAATTTAATACTCTTCAAAAAGCGGTAAATAAAAATATGGAATCTAGTTTAGATGTGCCATGTTTTAGGGTGGGTTACTCCATTAACACAGATAAATTAGATAATTTCTATAAAAAAGTAAAACAGAACGGAGTGACTATGACTGCTTTACTAGTTAAAGCAGTTGCAAAGACACTAAAGAAACATCCTCAAGTTAACTCAAGTTTTTCAGAAAATGGAATTTCTTATCCAGAAAATATAAATATTGCTGTAGCTGTTGCGATGGAAGATGGTGGACTAATAACTCCAGTTTTAAAAGAACCATGCAATACTGATTTATTTGAATTGTCTAGGGAATGGAAAGATCTCGTAAAAAGATCAAGATCAAAACAATTAGAACCTGATGAATACTCAACGGGAACCTTCACTTTATCTAATCTTGGGATGTTTGGGGTTGATAGATTTGACGCAATTCTTCCTCCAGGTACCGGTGCGATCTTAGCGATAGCATCATCTAAACCAACCGTTGTTGCTAATAGTGATGGTTCAATATCTGTTAAAAAAATAATGCAAGTAAATCTAACAGCTGATCATAGAGTGATCTATGGAGCTGATGGAGCTTCATTCTTAAAAGACCTTGCTTCCCTAATTGAAAATGAGCCAGAGACTCTTGTCTCCTAA
- the queA gene encoding tRNA preQ1(34) S-adenosylmethionine ribosyltransferase-isomerase QueA, which yields MISQINNEERDYKLEAYDYLLDPSLIASKPSAIRHESRLMIVRNSVLEEDCLTNKFTKNLLDEFREGDLVVVNNTKVMKARLKVELENKTLVELLVLERSHECVWLCLAKPAKKLKINRKLKLKSPLAQDIYLIVDGVDEETGGRFIKFPENITCLNSMNELLDKYGEIPLPPYIKNSEEESFHEKSYQTEYATNPGAVAAPTAGLHLSKSLISNLKKKGVIILPITLHVGYGTFKPIDQEDLSNLKLHKEWVSVNKEVVEEIKRIKKTDRKIIAIGTTSVRALESCYSHEINDYIPIAKYVDLVIKPGYKFKVVDGLLTNFHLPKSSLLLLVSAMIGRARLLDLYKKAIKEKFRFFSYGDAMYISPDSLLEKK from the coding sequence TTGATTTCTCAAATTAATAATGAAGAAAGAGATTATAAGCTTGAAGCTTATGATTATTTACTTGATCCTTCATTAATTGCTAGTAAACCTTCTGCAATTAGGCATGAATCAAGATTGATGATAGTTAGAAATAGTGTTTTAGAAGAAGACTGCTTAACTAATAAATTTACCAAGAATCTTTTAGATGAATTTAGAGAAGGGGATCTTGTAGTTGTAAATAATACTAAAGTTATGAAAGCTAGGTTAAAGGTTGAATTAGAAAATAAGACATTAGTCGAATTATTAGTTTTGGAGAGATCCCATGAATGTGTATGGTTATGTTTGGCAAAACCAGCGAAAAAGTTAAAAATAAATAGAAAATTAAAATTAAAATCTCCTTTAGCACAAGATATTTATTTGATTGTTGATGGAGTTGATGAAGAAACTGGAGGGAGATTTATTAAATTTCCGGAAAATATAACTTGTCTCAATTCAATGAATGAACTTCTTGATAAATACGGGGAAATCCCTCTCCCTCCTTATATAAAAAATTCCGAAGAAGAATCTTTTCATGAGAAAAGTTATCAAACTGAGTATGCAACTAATCCGGGGGCAGTTGCTGCACCAACAGCTGGTCTACACTTAAGCAAAAGTCTTATTTCCAATTTAAAAAAAAAAGGAGTAATAATCTTACCGATAACTTTGCACGTGGGTTATGGAACATTCAAACCAATTGATCAAGAAGATTTAAGTAACTTAAAACTTCATAAAGAATGGGTAAGTGTTAACAAGGAAGTAGTGGAGGAAATAAAAAGAATAAAGAAAACAGATAGAAAAATAATTGCTATTGGTACAACAAGCGTAAGAGCTCTTGAAAGTTGTTATTCTCATGAAATTAATGACTATATTCCCATAGCGAAGTATGTGGATTTAGTAATTAAGCCAGGTTATAAATTTAAGGTAGTTGATGGATTATTAACTAATTTTCATCTTCCTAAAAGTTCATTATTACTTTTAGTAAGTGCGATGATTGGTAGAGCAAGATTATTAGATTTGTATAAGAAAGCAATAAAAGAAAAATTTAGATTTTTCTCTTATGGCGATGCGATGTATATTTCACCAGATTCATTACTGGAGAAAAAATAG
- the cysK gene encoding cysteine synthase A: MAKIYEDNSFAIGNTPLVKLKSVTKNAKATVLAKIEGRNPAYSVKCRIGANMIWDAEKSGKLTKDKTIVEPTSGNTGIALAFTASARGYKLILTMPESMSIERRRVMAVLGAEIVLTEASKGMPGAIAKAKEIAESNPSQYFMPGQFDNPANPEIHFKTTGPEIWDDCDGEIDVLVAGVGTGGTITGVSRYIKQEKGKNITSVAVEPSHSPVITQTMNGEEVKSGPHKIQGIGAGFIPKNLDLSIVDKVEQVTNDESIEMALRLAKEEGLLVGISCGAAAAAAVRLAEQDEYAGKTIVVVLPDLAERYLSSIMFTEVPSGIIQEPVKA; this comes from the coding sequence ATGGCAAAAATTTATGAGGACAATAGTTTTGCTATTGGAAACACTCCATTAGTAAAATTAAAATCAGTTACTAAAAACGCGAAAGCTACAGTACTTGCAAAAATTGAAGGTAGAAACCCTGCTTACAGTGTCAAATGCAGGATTGGCGCCAACATGATCTGGGATGCAGAGAAAAGTGGGAAGCTTACAAAAGACAAAACTATTGTTGAGCCAACTTCTGGAAATACAGGAATTGCTCTAGCTTTTACTGCTTCAGCAAGAGGTTATAAACTCATCCTTACAATGCCAGAATCCATGTCAATTGAAAGAAGAAGGGTTATGGCAGTGTTGGGTGCTGAAATTGTTTTAACAGAAGCATCTAAAGGTATGCCTGGAGCAATAGCTAAGGCTAAAGAAATTGCAGAAAGTAATCCTTCTCAATATTTCATGCCAGGTCAATTTGATAATCCAGCAAACCCTGAAATTCATTTCAAAACTACTGGACCAGAAATCTGGGATGATTGCGATGGTGAAATTGATGTCTTAGTCGCAGGAGTTGGAACTGGCGGCACAATTACAGGAGTTTCAAGATACATTAAGCAAGAAAAGGGCAAAAATATTACTTCTGTAGCTGTAGAACCATCACATAGTCCTGTTATTACACAGACAATGAATGGGGAAGAGGTTAAATCTGGACCACATAAAATTCAAGGAATTGGAGCAGGATTTATTCCTAAGAACCTTGACTTATCAATTGTTGATAAGGTTGAACAGGTGACAAATGACGAGTCAATCGAGATGGCTCTTAGATTAGCAAAAGAAGAAGGTCTATTAGTCGGAATATCTTGTGGAGCTGCTGCTGCTGCGGCTGTTAGATTAGCTGAACAAGATGAATATGCGGGAAAAACTATTGTAGTTGTTCTACCTGATTTAGCAGAGAGATATTTATCATCAATTATGTTTACTGAAGTTCCAAGCGGAATCATTCAAGAACCAGTCAAAGCCTAA
- a CDS encoding PLP-dependent transferase produces MRDLLKKPIWKNLELGYSIPDSIHAVSVALPTWNDVINYEEKNQECMNLLRSIYPRFGLNPIVKRLCEKVKKENYYNNKSIWPYPNESIAFKAKKYIDRNTSEQLSFIEKRDNLAFLITEKEGSIYAKSFWQHTGLGISSRAAAIELGLEDCPPKSYVNECSQRIKNRISKSTKINPNDIHLTSSGMSALHTSLEIIYKLFPAKATLQVGFPYVDVLKLPMNIFHGAKLITEENCEDIEFEIKSINPSALIIELPSNPMLKCVNIKKISKIAKKLNIPLIVDDTIGSNLNINSLEHADIVFTSLTKIFSGSGDILAGSLILNPKSKWIDQFRNAINEINLPTLSDGDTVYLEKVSRDVNQRVFEQNKACLELKKRLETHSEIKNIFHPENCPNFNSLLTSDGGYGCLLSFELKGGLNKAKNFYDSLKVSKGPSLGTKFTLVCPYVLLAHYNELDWAESFGIPSHLIRVSVGLEDQDQLWKSFSEALNNF; encoded by the coding sequence TTGAGAGATTTACTTAAAAAACCTATATGGAAAAATTTAGAGTTGGGATATTCTATTCCTGATAGTATTCATGCTGTTTCTGTAGCATTACCTACTTGGAATGATGTAATAAATTACGAGGAAAAAAATCAAGAATGCATGAATTTATTGAGGTCCATTTACCCAAGATTCGGGCTAAATCCCATAGTGAAAAGATTATGTGAAAAAGTAAAAAAGGAAAATTACTATAACAATAAAAGTATCTGGCCATATCCGAATGAAAGCATAGCTTTTAAAGCAAAAAAATACATTGATAGAAATACTTCTGAACAATTGTCATTTATAGAAAAAAGAGATAATTTAGCTTTCTTAATAACTGAAAAAGAAGGAAGTATTTATGCGAAATCTTTTTGGCAACATACTGGTCTTGGAATATCTTCAAGGGCTGCTGCTATAGAACTAGGTCTTGAAGATTGCCCTCCAAAATCTTACGTAAATGAATGTTCTCAAAGAATAAAAAATAGAATTTCTAAATCTACAAAAATTAATCCTAATGATATTCACTTAACTTCATCTGGAATGTCTGCATTGCATACATCATTAGAAATCATATATAAATTATTTCCAGCTAAAGCAACACTCCAAGTTGGTTTTCCATATGTAGATGTACTTAAATTACCAATGAATATTTTTCATGGAGCCAAGTTAATTACAGAAGAAAATTGCGAGGATATTGAATTTGAAATTAAAAGCATAAATCCATCAGCATTAATCATTGAACTACCTAGTAATCCAATGCTCAAATGTGTAAACATTAAAAAAATTTCAAAAATAGCAAAAAAGTTAAATATTCCCTTAATTGTTGACGATACAATTGGTTCCAATTTAAATATAAATTCCCTAGAACATGCAGATATAGTTTTTACTTCACTTACAAAAATTTTTTCAGGTAGTGGTGATATTCTTGCCGGATCATTAATACTAAATCCAAAAAGCAAATGGATTGATCAATTTAGAAATGCAATAAACGAGATTAATCTTCCAACACTTTCCGATGGAGATACAGTTTATCTAGAGAAAGTTAGTAGAGATGTAAATCAAAGAGTTTTTGAACAAAATAAAGCATGTTTAGAATTAAAAAAAAGATTAGAGACCCATAGCGAGATTAAAAATATTTTCCATCCTGAAAATTGTCCAAATTTCAATTCTTTACTAACTTCTGATGGAGGATACGGCTGCTTATTATCATTCGAATTAAAAGGAGGATTAAACAAAGCTAAGAATTTTTATGATTCTCTAAAAGTATCTAAAGGGCCTAGTTTAGGTACAAAATTTACTCTAGTTTGTCCTTATGTTTTACTTGCTCATTATAACGAGTTGGATTGGGCTGAAAGTTTTGGTATACCCTCGCACCTTATTAGAGTATCAGTTGGATTAGAAGACCAAGATCAATTATGGAAAAGCTTTTCTGAGGCGCTAAATAATTTCTAA
- a CDS encoding trans-sulfuration enzyme family protein translates to MGNEENNIKKPGFKTLSIHHGETFAEKTGCVMPPIFSTSTFKHGNKDNFDYTRSGNPNFRILESVLKSIEDSKYCTVFGSGISAVTAISSTLKSGDKILCESNLYGCTVRMFEKVFKKFGLEVLYTDFTNENNIKKISYFEPTLIWLESPTNPLLKVLDIQAICDEANKLQIPVVVDNTFSTALIQKPLDLGATLSLVSTTKFINGHSDALGGAVLTNNEVWNSKLLFSQKALGLQPSPFDSWLITRGVKTLPLRIEQQTQSAKLISEKLDNHKIISKVIYPFNQKHPQFNLAKSQMSAGGSMITIKLNLNKEDTFKFCKSLKYFSLAESLGGVESLICHPATMTHASVDDETKNLLGIDDALVRLSIGCEETNDLISDILFALNKF, encoded by the coding sequence ATGGGAAATGAAGAAAATAATATAAAAAAACCAGGTTTTAAGACCTTATCTATTCACCATGGGGAAACATTTGCAGAAAAAACCGGATGCGTTATGCCTCCTATTTTTTCTACATCTACTTTCAAACATGGAAATAAAGATAATTTCGACTACACCAGATCAGGCAATCCAAACTTTAGAATTCTAGAAAGCGTCCTTAAATCAATAGAAGATTCTAAATACTGTACAGTTTTTGGATCTGGAATTAGCGCGGTAACTGCAATTTCATCAACACTAAAATCAGGTGACAAGATACTCTGTGAGTCAAATCTCTATGGTTGTACAGTGAGGATGTTCGAAAAAGTTTTCAAGAAATTTGGGCTAGAAGTTTTATACACAGATTTTACAAACGAAAATAATATCAAAAAGATTTCATACTTCGAGCCAACCTTGATATGGCTAGAAAGTCCAACTAATCCACTTTTGAAAGTACTTGATATTCAGGCAATTTGTGATGAAGCAAATAAACTACAAATCCCAGTAGTAGTGGACAATACCTTTTCAACAGCACTTATTCAAAAACCATTGGACCTTGGCGCAACACTATCACTAGTAAGCACAACAAAATTCATTAATGGACATAGTGATGCACTTGGTGGAGCAGTACTGACAAATAATGAGGTATGGAATAGTAAGTTGCTTTTCTCTCAAAAAGCTCTAGGGCTTCAACCATCTCCTTTTGATAGTTGGCTCATTACGAGAGGAGTAAAAACTCTTCCTTTAAGAATCGAACAACAAACGCAAAGTGCAAAATTAATTTCTGAAAAATTAGACAATCATAAAATAATTAGTAAAGTAATTTATCCTTTTAATCAAAAACATCCGCAATTTAATTTAGCAAAATCGCAAATGAGTGCTGGAGGTTCGATGATTACCATAAAATTAAATTTAAATAAAGAGGATACTTTTAAATTTTGCAAATCTCTCAAATATTTCTCGCTAGCAGAAAGCCTTGGAGGAGTTGAAAGTTTAATTTGTCACCCCGCAACAATGACTCATGCTTCTGTTGATGATGAAACAAAAAATCTTTTAGGGATAGATGATGCTCTTGTCAGATTATCGATTGGATGTGAAGAAACAAACGATTTAATCTCAGACATATTATTTGCTTTAAATAAATTCTGA
- the rpsD gene encoding 30S ribosomal protein S4, with protein sequence MSRYRGPRLRVTRRLGELPGLTRKASKKSNPPGQHGQARRKRSEYAIRLEEKQKLRFNYGVSEKQLVRYVKKARAQEGSTGTNLLRLLENRLDNVCFRLGFGGTIPGSRQLVNHGHVTVNGKVLDIAGYQCKSGDVIGIKENKASKKLVEGNIEFPGLANVPPHLDLDKPKLTGKINGKCDREWVALEINELLVVEYYSRKV encoded by the coding sequence ATGTCAAGATACCGCGGCCCCAGATTAAGGGTTACGCGTCGCTTGGGAGAACTACCAGGTCTCACTAGGAAAGCTTCAAAGAAGTCTAATCCTCCAGGTCAGCACGGCCAAGCCCGTCGCAAGCGATCAGAATATGCAATTCGTCTAGAGGAAAAGCAGAAACTTAGGTTTAATTATGGAGTTTCTGAGAAACAACTAGTTCGTTATGTAAAAAAAGCTAGAGCTCAAGAAGGATCTACAGGAACTAACCTACTAAGACTTTTAGAAAACAGACTTGATAATGTTTGTTTTAGATTAGGTTTTGGAGGTACCATTCCAGGCTCAAGACAATTAGTAAATCATGGCCATGTAACCGTTAATGGAAAGGTTCTTGATATTGCTGGTTATCAATGCAAATCAGGCGATGTAATCGGAATCAAAGAAAACAAAGCAAGCAAAAAACTTGTAGAAGGTAATATAGAATTCCCTGGTTTAGCAAATGTCCCACCTCATCTTGATTTAGACAAACCTAAATTAACGGGGAAAATAAATGGGAAATGCGATAGAGAGTGGGTAGCTCTTGAAATAAACGAACTACTAGTTGTTGAATATTATTCAAGAAAAGTTTAA
- the yidD gene encoding membrane protein insertion efficiency factor YidD, with product MFKTINKSITSILLFMISFYQKWFSPFFGPRCRFIPSCSSYGYEAITRHGPWKGGWLTLRRLSRCHPLTPCGCDPVPD from the coding sequence GTGTTCAAAACTATTAATAAATCAATCACTTCTATACTTCTTTTTATGATTTCGTTCTATCAAAAGTGGTTTTCTCCTTTTTTTGGACCAAGATGTAGATTTATTCCAAGCTGCAGTTCTTATGGATATGAGGCAATTACTAGACATGGTCCTTGGAAGGGAGGGTGGTTAACTTTAAGAAGATTAAGCAGATGTCATCCTTTAACTCCCTGTGGATGTGACCCTGTACCTGACTAA
- a CDS encoding glutaredoxin family protein, with the protein MKIFIFVRQGCCLCDSLKNKLAKINLNELFPNLEELKEIDIDRVDLYKDKYKKYDYEVPVIAVEGIRSEEIIELPRISPRLKDDQLTNWFQKNISNILEK; encoded by the coding sequence ATGAAAATATTTATTTTTGTTAGGCAGGGATGTTGCCTTTGTGATTCATTAAAAAATAAACTGGCAAAAATAAATCTTAATGAGTTATTCCCTAATCTAGAGGAGCTTAAAGAAATTGATATTGATAGGGTCGATTTATATAAAGATAAATATAAAAAATATGATTATGAAGTACCTGTTATTGCTGTTGAAGGAATTAGGTCCGAGGAGATTATAGAATTGCCTCGCATTTCTCCAAGATTAAAAGATGATCAGTTAACAAATTGGTTTCAAAAAAATATTAGTAACATTCTGGAGAAATAA